From a region of the Brachionichthys hirsutus isolate HB-005 chromosome 9, CSIRO-AGI_Bhir_v1, whole genome shotgun sequence genome:
- the cltrn gene encoding collectrin — protein sequence MLEKILFLVCLSSALAEPLCQPDAVEGYRVRLSIRGALGHQAYAWNENEMFLFRATLAFAMRNHLGDQDFQVSNIMVCDETPRVTFWFVVTSPLNASVLVDKDDVEQAVRKSRHRINSAFLLSDQTLEFIGIMPTLAVPVEPDIPPWLIAFGVVTGAVCAGLIVGMLSVVIRNICNKAKRTYDEDDDDDDDDKLNASESIPTYDGVYNISFSDEERFTEM from the exons ATGTTGGAAAAGATCCTTTTCCTTGTCTGCTTGTCATCTGCTCTGGCAGAGCCCCTTTGTCAACCAG ATGCAGTAGAAGGCTACAGAGTACGACTCAGCATTAGAGGTGCTCTGGGACATCAagct TATGCTTGGAATGAAAATGAGATGTTCCTTTTTCGGGCGACGCTGGCTTTTGCCATGAGGAATCACCTCGGCGATCAGGACTTTCA AGTGTCAAACATCATGGTGTGTGACGAGACTCCCAGGGTGACGTTCTGGTTTGTGGTGACATCGCCGCTGAACGCTTCTGTCCTTGTCGATAAAGACGATGTGGAGCAGGCTGTGAG AAAGTCCCGGCATCGCATCAACAGCGCCTTCCTGCTGTCCGATCAGACTCTGGAGTTTATCGGCATCATGCCCACCCTAGCGGTTCCGGTTGAACCCGACATCCCTCCATGGCTCATTGCGTTCGGGGTGGTTACGGGTGCCGTGTGTGCCGGCCTCATCGTTGGGATGCTGTCCGTTGTGATCCGAAATATTTG CAACAAGGCCAAGAGAACGTACGACGAggatgatgacgacgacgacgacgacaagCTGAACGCGTCGGAAAGTATTCCGACTTACGATGGAGTTTACAACATATCCTTCTCGGATGAAGAGAGATTCACCGAAATGTAA